A single window of Luteipulveratus halotolerans DNA harbors:
- a CDS encoding MFS transporter — MSTSVETASGQQEQTGSSRNLMLALVVIASAQLMIVLDASIVNIALPHIQSDLGFTDANRQWVVTAYALAFGSLLLLGGRLGDLFGRRRMFFWGVVLFAVASLLGGIAPNEELLLASRGLQGAGAALASPAALALINTTFPAGKERNRAMAVYAAMSGAGAAVGLILGGVLTEIDWRWTFFVNVPIGLLVAALAPRYLVESEGRDATVDVPGAVVGTAGLFGIVYGLSHAAEQGASWGDWQTLVPLIGGIALLGLFVLVEQRAKHPLLPMRILGDRNRAVSLFAMLLVGAGMFGMFFFLGLFIQQVLGYSPVKAGLSLLPFSVGIAIGAGIASNLLSRVDPRWIAGSGGLLAAFGMWGYTHLTVDSTYVSGLLPWIVVQSIGMAFLFIPLTMTSTARISANDSGAAASALNTAQQIGGAVGVAALSTVFSSAATDKGKELMAQVMQQAQAKGLPAPHTAAEKAAAAKQFQAQYGPEIQTFASTQGFWVAAGMLLIGAIATFIFLNVKHEELATDGQEAVHVG; from the coding sequence ATGTCGACGTCTGTCGAAACAGCGTCAGGGCAGCAGGAGCAGACCGGCTCCTCGCGCAACCTGATGCTCGCACTGGTGGTCATCGCCAGTGCCCAGCTGATGATCGTGCTCGATGCGAGCATCGTGAACATCGCCCTGCCCCACATCCAGAGCGACCTCGGCTTCACCGACGCCAACCGTCAGTGGGTCGTCACCGCGTACGCCCTCGCGTTCGGCAGCCTGCTGCTGCTCGGCGGACGCCTCGGTGACCTGTTCGGTCGCCGCCGGATGTTCTTCTGGGGCGTCGTGCTGTTCGCCGTCGCCTCACTGCTCGGCGGGATCGCACCGAACGAAGAGCTGCTGCTCGCCTCGCGTGGACTCCAGGGCGCCGGCGCCGCGCTCGCCTCACCGGCCGCACTGGCGCTGATCAACACCACCTTCCCCGCTGGCAAGGAGCGCAACCGCGCCATGGCGGTGTACGCCGCGATGTCCGGTGCCGGTGCTGCCGTCGGCCTGATCCTCGGTGGAGTGCTCACCGAGATCGACTGGCGCTGGACGTTCTTCGTCAACGTGCCGATCGGCCTGCTCGTCGCCGCACTGGCTCCTCGATACCTCGTCGAGTCCGAGGGCCGCGACGCCACGGTCGACGTCCCGGGTGCGGTCGTCGGCACCGCCGGCCTGTTCGGCATCGTCTACGGCCTGTCGCACGCCGCGGAGCAGGGCGCCTCGTGGGGAGACTGGCAGACCCTCGTACCCCTGATCGGCGGAATCGCCCTGCTGGGCCTGTTCGTCCTCGTCGAGCAGCGCGCCAAGCACCCGCTGCTGCCGATGCGCATCCTGGGTGACCGCAACCGCGCGGTCAGCCTGTTCGCGATGCTGCTCGTCGGCGCCGGGATGTTCGGGATGTTCTTCTTCCTCGGCCTGTTCATCCAGCAGGTGCTCGGCTACTCGCCGGTCAAGGCCGGTCTGTCGCTGCTGCCGTTCAGCGTCGGCATCGCGATCGGCGCGGGCATCGCGTCCAACCTGCTCAGCCGGGTCGACCCGCGCTGGATCGCCGGCTCCGGTGGCCTGCTCGCGGCGTTCGGCATGTGGGGCTACACCCACCTGACGGTCGACAGCACCTACGTCTCCGGCCTGCTGCCGTGGATCGTCGTCCAGTCGATCGGTATGGCGTTCCTGTTCATCCCGCTCACGATGACGTCGACGGCCCGCATCAGCGCGAACGACTCCGGCGCAGCGGCGTCCGCACTCAACACCGCTCAGCAGATCGGTGGCGCCGTCGGCGTGGCCGCCCTGTCGACCGTCTTCTCCAGCGCCGCCACCGACAAGGGCAAGGAGCTGATGGCCCAGGTCATGCAGCAGGCCCAGGCGAAGGGTCTGCCTGCCCCGCACACCGCTGCTGAGAAGGCAGCCGCGGCCAAGCAGTTCCAGGCTCAGTACGGCCCGGAGATTCAGACGTTCGCCTCGACCCAGGGCTTCTGGGTTGCGGCGGGCATGCTGCTCATCGGCGCGATCGCCACGTTCATCTTCCTCAACGTCAAGCACGAGGAGCTGGCGACCGACGGCCAGGAGGCCGTGCACGTCGGCTGA
- a CDS encoding biotin/lipoyl-containing protein, with protein sequence MPSQIRYDVAVAQRADLSASGQVAAPFAGVATPLVEIGQVVERGTLVVTIEAMKMEAPISAPFSGRVVSLVEDGAHVNGGDLIAVIDPT encoded by the coding sequence ATGCCCTCGCAGATCCGGTACGACGTCGCGGTGGCCCAGCGCGCCGACCTGTCTGCGTCGGGCCAGGTCGCAGCACCGTTCGCCGGAGTGGCCACTCCCCTGGTCGAGATCGGCCAGGTCGTCGAACGAGGCACGCTCGTCGTCACGATCGAGGCGATGAAGATGGAGGCGCCCATCAGCGCACCGTTCTCCGGGCGGGTGGTCTCACTTGTCGAGGACGGAGCGCACGTCAACGGCGGCGACCTCATCGCGGTGATCGATCCCACCTGA